The genomic window GGCCGCCAGAAAGGCTAACCTTCGCGACCAGCTGGTAAAGCGGGTATATGCCACAAGCACCGCAAGCGTGATCATTGCGATCAGGAAACGCACGCCTGAGCAAGCCTCTGCCACGATAAAGAGGCCAACAGGGGTGTCGATATATATCCCGTCTGAAAACGCCGGGATGCCGCTGAGATGGGTCAAAACAATCGCAATCTCAGCCGTAATAACTTGGAGGGGTTCTATGATTTCATCGCCAAAAGGCACGAGAAAAACCCCAAAGCACAAAGGCAAGGCGATGATGGTGCAAGCTCTTGGGCCAAGAGATGCGATGACGATCCCTTGAAGCGTGCCCACGGCACCGGCATGAGCGATGAGGTTGGTGTCGGTCATCCTCCCCACGAACCAAAGCACAAGGCCCATTGCGATGACACCAAGGCCAGGCAGCCATGGCTTAGGGGCAATTTGGGCAAGTTCACTCGCCTTGAGCGCGACGAGCCAGCCGATGATGAAGGGGATAAGCAAAATGTGTGAATAGGTGTCGATGTTCCACCATTGGTGAAACATTTCGCCCCATTCGCGCATCGTCACTGCAAGGCTCGCTAATGAGCCCAGAACAAGCAGTCCCAAAGCCTCGCGCCAGTGAGGGGCGATGCGCGAGACGAGCCTGTGAGTATTCGGGCTTTCAAGCGTCACGTCAGGCGGCATCACGCGCGTCTCCCCTTCCTGCACTCACGAGCCACTCAAGCGGAGCAAGCATCGCGTTCCAATTGTGATGATCGAGTACAAACTGGCGTGCCGCCTTACCCATTGCCCTGGCAGCGCTTTGGTTCGCGCGAAAAGCGTCGATGCGATTTTGCATGGCCTGGGGCTCTAGCTCGCACAGCATCCAGTGCTCGCCATCAGCCGCATCAATTCCTGTTGCCGCTTCGCTAGTCAGCAGCACTGGTCGGGCCATGGCCATGGCCTCCAACACTTTGTTCTGAACCCCACGCGCGATTGACAATGGCACAATCACACTATCAGCCGCTGCGATGAACGGACGCACATCGGGAACCTCTCCCCAAATGATTACACCCTCACCAGCTTTGTCCTGCAATCGCTTGGTCGGATTGCGGCCGACGATGTGTAATTCCGCATCGGTGTGTTGCGACTTGTACAAGGCGAAAAACGACTCAATTGCCCAAAGTGCCGCTTGTTCGTTGGGTGGATAATCCATTTGTCCGGTGAAGACGAAGTGGGGTCCGGGACGCCGTGACAGTTCAGGATGAGGCGAGGTGCGAGATGGGTCGAAAAAGTCTGAATCAATCCCATTACCGATCACCTGCACATTTGTTTTGTGAGGGACCGTTAGGCGCGAGCGGAACAGCTCAGCTTCGTTGTCGCTAATCAGGATCGTTGCATCGGCCCGCGCGGCCAAGCGCTCTTCTTCTCGTGCCAGCAAGCGGCCTTCTCGCGAGTTCAGCCTCACGCGCTGTCCTGCGGCTGCATAGTTTTCGAACTTGGCGCTATCGACATCGCACAGGTCAATCACCACCCGGCCAGCAAAATCGTCAGGGATATATTGGCCCATCTGCCCTGAAAAAACGAAGATTGTGGTTATGGGACGAGTGGCGAGCGTGTGGCGCACCCATTCTTCAAGGCGGGCAGAATGAAAGGCGGTGAGGCTCACAGGCTTGCCAGTCAGAACCGCTTCTGCCCCTGCAAGGACCAGTGGCTTGCTGCGATTGACCACGCAATGCGATGCGGCAATCGCTTCAACCTCTTTGCCCCCTGCCCGGTCTTCGGCATTCTCGGCAAAGCAACCCACATGAACAGGCGCGAGGCTTGCGAGCTTTTTGAGCAGATTGGAGCTGCGGATCTTATCTCCGCGATTGGGCGGAAAGGGAACCCGGTGCGCTAGGAAAAGAATCTCACCCATACGAGCACCTCCTCACGCAAGCCCGCGCGCGATAAAGGGGCCAATGGTGTTGGCTACTGGCAATGGGAGCTTTTTCCAAAGCTCAATCTTGCGGCTGTATGCCTCGCTTGTCGGGTCCACATCGCGCGGCTCTGCGCCCGGCGGCGTCCAATGCCCATAGGTGAGCGGTTGAGGTTCAAAGCCCCAGTTCTTTTTGAATTTGGCAGGCCCGCTTCCAACCTTTGAACGACCAAAGTCGAACCGCGTCATCCCGCGCGCCCGGGCATGGCGCATAAGTTCGTAATACATAAGCTCATTCGCCCGCGCACCACGAGCGGCAAAGCTTCCGCCGCCCCAGAACGGAAGCACTGCCTCGTTGTGATAGAATGACAGAACGCTCGCGAGCGGCGTGCCATCGCGCGCAATTGTCAGAATGTCGCTACCGGCTGGGAACGCCTCTAGCATCTGGCGAAAGAGCGCCTTAGGGAAGACCGGTGTCCCCAAATTCCGCACGCTTTCTGAATAGCAGGCATAGTGCGCAGTCAAATCTTGAGCAGATCGGCCAATGCGCACCTCAAGGTTATTCTTCAGTCCCTTGCGCACCTCTGCACGCGATTTGCGAGGGATTGCGAGAAGCTCTGCCTCATCGTCTGCGGAAAGCCTTCGTCCGAAACCGCAATGCTTGTCTGTGACCGCCTGCCAGCCATCGGGCACTTCGCCCCCGCGAAGCTCGACGCTTGTAAAGCCGTGAGCCTTTGCATGGTTCTGCGCCGCCTCAGCGAGTTTCGCTGCGACTTCTGCCCGTTCAGCACAAATGCCGCCGCCGACGCCAAAACCGCTTGAGACAAGTGCTTTGCCGAAAAGGAATGAACGCACTTCAGTCAGAGGTAGCCAGCCTTGGATAACGCCCAATTGCTCGATCACAAAACCGCCCGCGCGCTGTCCGGTCGCTTTCTCTACGGCCAAGAGCCAGTTTGGCCTGTGAAAGACGCTCGCACCCATTTCCTGCACAAAGCAATCAATGCGCTCGCACATCCGGGCGTCGGCCAGATCAACCGCTTGGGCTTTCAGAGAAAGGCTGACGGGCGCATTCATTGCTTACCCCCCAGAGCGGCCACAGGAAAATCAATCGCCCGGCGCGCTTCAATCTCAGCAATTGCGTCCATGCGGTCCCAGTGAAATTCCTTCACAAGCTTGCGAAGCTTATCCGCCATCTTGCCAAGGTTGGTGTAGTGACGCAGCTTTGATCGCATCGGCGCATCGCCAACGCGTGGTTGACCGGGATCGACTTCCCATGGGTGGAAATAGAATACCGCGGGGCGTTCATCTTCTTGGTTTACCTGAGAGATGGCCCACCGAGAAAAGGCATAAGGCAGGACGCGGAAGAACCCGCCTCCACCTGCTGCCAATCGGCGCGAGCCAAAGAGAGCGGTCGTCACCGGAATTTCGACCATGTCTGATCCTGCAACCGGGCGGAAGGCGAAACGCGGGGCCTCTCGCCATCCGTAATGGTCATGCACGATTGGCGCGACGCTGGAGGAGTATTTATACCCCTGAGCGGCCAGCACATCGAACGCCCAAAGCGAGCGCGGATCAATCGAAAAGCTGGGAGCGCGATAGCCGACAACCGCTTGGCCTGAGGCATCCTCAAGGATTTCGCGGGTCACCCGGATGTCTTCGGCAAACTTTACTGCATCAAGCGTGAAAACGCGCGCATGGTCATAGCCGTGGCTGGCGATCTCATGACCGGCATCAGCAATCTCGCGCATGATGTGCGGATAGCGTTCAGCGATCCAGCCCAGCGTGAAAAACGTCGCGCTGACGCCAGCCTCGCCGAAAAGCGTAAGAATCTCATCGACATTGCGCTCGACGCGGGCTTCGAGGTCATCCCAATCGCCTCGCTCGATGACATTCTCAAATGCTCCGACCTGGAACCAGTCCTCGACATCGACCGAAAGCCCATTGGCAATCGGACCCGCAATGGCGTTGTTAAAACCGATGGGGCTTTGCGCGTTCATGCCGCCTCGCGCGACTTATCATCCTCAAGCCATTCGATCAGCATCGTCATCACATGGCGGAAAGAACGCTCTTGCTCTTCAAGTCGTGCCTCGATCCGGGTCAATGCTTCGCCGACATCGCCGTCAAGCGATGCGTGCTCTGCGCCATTTGATGCAAAGCCTGGTGCTGCGCCAGCTGCTTGCAACTCGCCGATGGCCGCCTCCAGTTCAGCGGCCCGAGCATCGCGCTGTGCCATCATCGCCGCGACTTCGCTTGCCGGGATGCTTTCAATTTCGACTTCTGTTTCAGGATCGAGCGGCTCTGCTGATGTGTCGGCGACGGCCTCGGCTTCGGGCTGAGCTTCAACCTGTTTCACTTCATCGTAGATTGGCTCATCAACCTGTGTTGCGACGGCTTCTTCTTCACCTGCCTCTTGCGGGGCAGGATCACCCGTTACCGAACGCAGGCCACCACCACGCAATTGGTCCTCTGACATTTCTTCCAGAACAGCATCGAGCATGGACAAGCCAATTTCGTCGCGTTCTTCGATTGCTCCAAGGAGAAGCAAGCGGTTCATGATCTGGTTCACACGGCGCGGGATGCCTCCTGTCGCCTTGTAGAGCGCAGACAAGAGCCCGTCTTGAAGAGAGGGTTGATGCTCCCACCCCACACGAGCCAGACGGTGGTGCACATAGTCTTCGAGCTCTTCGGCATCCAGTGCCTCAAGGTGATGCGAGGCGATGATCCGCTGCCGCAACTGGTCAAGGTTTGGGTGATGCGCCAATGTGCGGCGAAACTCCGGCTGTCCCAGCAACAGGCTCTGCAAGAGCGGGTGCGCACCCAATTGGAAGTTGGAGAGCATTCGCAGCTCTTCCAATGCCGTGAACTCAAGGTTCTGGCACTCATCCACGATGAGCAGGCAGCGACGCCCAGCGCGCGCTTCATCTTGAAGGAATTGCTCAATCGCGCCCAATGCGCCCGCTTTGTCTTTGCCGTCGACCGCGATGCCGAAAGATTGCGCGACCACGTGGATCAACTCTTCGCCGTCAAGCGCAGATGTGACCACCTGCGCCACGGTCAGCGCCTCTGGATCAATTCGCTCCATCAGATGCGCGACAAGAGTGGATTTACCCGCCCCAACCTCGCCGGTGATGACAATAAATCCCTCACCCTGATTAAGCCCATAGCCAAGATAGCTCATCGCCTTTTTGTGGCTGGCGCTCTCGAAATAGAAATCGGGATCAGGGGTCAGCTGAAACGGTCGTCCAGTGAAGCCGTAATATGAATCGTACATAAGCCCTAACGCTCCATGAAACTTTTAAAAGTCGTAACGAAGACCAAGCAGCGCGGAGGCTGTGGCAAAATCTTCGTCAGAGAATTCGCTATCGAAATAGTCGAGTGACACCGCTGCGCGCGCTGACAAACGGCCAGCAAGGTTGCGACTGTATGCGGCTGATGCACCCACCGCAGTCAGGTCGCCATTGCCTGAGTTCGACGTGAACCAGTTGGCATAGGCTGTCGTCGAAAGTGCGCCGCTGCGGCCAACATCGGTGCTCAATGTGCCTGTGACGTAATAGCTTTCATCGCGGATGCCATCGACGCTCTCAAGCGCGCTTCCGGCGGCTGCGATAAAGGTGCGGCGGTCGTAACCAACACCGATGGCGGCATTCATCCGGCCAAGCTGTGTTGTGTAGCTGGCGTTGACGCCGCGGCCACGGAAAGCGGACGAGCGGATCGAGCCAAGCGCACCTACGAGGCCAACGCCCTCATCGCTCGATACAAGGCCACCAAAGTCGCCTGAGAGTGGGTTACGCTGCACCTGAAAATCGCTCGACAAGCGTGAAAGCGAGTTGTTTATAACCCCGCCAAAGCCCGAGATGCCATCGTAGACCGCGATTGCGAGCGAATCTCCGGGCGTAGGTTGATAGCTGAAGGTGCCGTAATAGGTTGTGCTGTCATAACGGCGGCCTACACGCGCTTCGAGATTGGTGCGCGAACTTGGTCGCCACAAAACGCCAACATCCCACAACAGACCATCGACATCGAAGGCCAAAAGGCGCGGCGAGCTGCTGTCGGTGACGAGGCGACCATTATTGTCGAAAATCGGATCGCCATTTGCATCACGCAAAGCGTCGCGGCTAGACACCTCGACATCTTCATAGCCAACACCGCCTACCACAGCGAGGGAGGAGGTCACTGGCACGGTCACATCAGCGCGTGCATAGACATCGCGCACCCGTTGATCGAGGTTGGAGAGGTCTTCCTGAAAACCGCCTGCGCTTACCGCAACGCCAACGGGCAGAACGTCGCCCGGACGCGTGCCTGCCGCGATCTGGCCTGAATAGGTCACACTATCATCGAACACATCAACTTGGTCGCCATTCACATCGAAGACCGCATTGTTAGCTTCAAAGCGGTTGTAGCCGACGCGCGCATTGCCCGACACCTCAACCGCGCCAGCACGGGTGCGGAATTCTGGCCCGAAATATGCGCTGTAAACCTGATTAGTCGCATCTTCGCTTGCGAGCGGGTTAGCCGATACCGCGCCCCCGCCATCAACGCGGGTGCGGCTTGCCAATGCGCCCGCTTGCAGGGTCAGGCTTTGCGGAATTACCGAAAGATAGCCGCGCGCAATGCCGCTAACGGTATCGGTATCGACCTGATCGTCACCATAGCTGATATTGCGCTCATAACGCACCGAAACCGACGCACCGCTGCGCCGGCCTTGAACCGATGTGTCAACGCCTGCTGCAACCTGAGTGAAGGTCAGTTGATCACTCACCGGCTCCAGTTGTGCGGTAAGGATCTGAGACACCTCAATATAGGGCTGGAACGTGGTTCTGCGCTCGTCGCTGGCGCCGCGTTCGTCTTGAGCAAGCGCAGGGGACGCGGCTGCGACCGAGGCAATGCCTGTAAAAAGGATTCCGGTAAGAAAACGCATGATCATTCCTCCCTTTCGCCATAGTCGCCGAAGCGGCGACCGGACGGGCTGAACTGTGTTGCATTAAGAAGCAGTTTGATGTCGTCGCACGCCGACAAAAGCTGGATTGCATCGTCTAACGCTGCCCGGCTTGTGTCGTCGGCGCGCACCACAAGGACGGCTTGACCCACATGAGCGGCAAGCTCAGCTGCAGGCGATGCGGCAAGCGCTGGCGGGGTATCGAAGATAAGAAAACGGTTCGGTGCACCGCGCGTCAGGCGGTCAAGCACCTGGCTGGTGCGCGCGCTGGTAAGATATTCAGAATCGCGCGCGCTGCTTGTGCCCGCGGGAAGGATGAAGAGCCCGTCAATATCAGTCGGTGAGACAAGGTCTTCGATCCGCAAGCTTTTATCCGCCAGCGCATCCATCAGCCCGACGCCAGTTTCGATCCCAAGGCGGTCCGAGACAGAGGGATTGAGCACGTCGGCATCGACAAGCACCACCTCAATATCGCGTTCAGCCGCCATGGCGATTGCGAGATTGGTTGCGCAATAGGTCTTGCCCTCACCCGAATGTGGCGAGCAGACAAGGATGCGGCGCGCGGTGTCGTCGCCCGCCTCACGGGCATCGGCAAGAAGCTCGCGCTTGATAATGCGGAATTCTTCGAGGAGCCCCGTGACAGGCGCTCCGGGAGAAATCAGGCCTTCTTCTTCGAGCACTTCGTGGTCGACACGCACCTTAGGCCCGCGAAGGGCAACCGCGCGTTCTGCAGGTTTTGGCGGTGGAGCGGCTTGCTCATGAGGGGCGCCTGAAGCTTGTGCTTGTGGCAGGTCGCGTTGATTGACATGGGCATTGCGTTGGCGAGGCGGAGCAAAAGCACGCGGCCCATCGGGCAGGTTGGCAGGCACCGGCTTTACGCCAAACCCATCAAGGCCAAAGGCCACATCCGCACGCTCAAACAAAGAGGTGCGGCGCGCAGGCGAGCGCTGTGGTGAACTGGCGGTTTTGCGAGAGAAGTTGCTTTGTTCAGTCATAATGCATCCTCACGCAATCGTCCCAATCGAGACGACCTCGATCACCAGAAGAACACAAAGCACGCCGACCAGTGCGGCGCAGGCTCCGGCAAATTGCCTCAAGCGCCGTTTGCGCAAGGACTGTGCCGCTTCTGAAAGGTTAAGCGAAACCGACCCGATAACTGGCAGCCCCACCGATTTTTCGAGCTTTCCCGCCGTCGCATAGCCAGAGCGCAGTTGACCCATGATCCAGGCAACGCCAATGCCAGCGCCAATCCCGGCGATCAGAACGCCGAGAAGCAGAAGTGGGCGGTTGGGTGCAGCAGGCTTTTGCGGCACCACGGGCGGATCAACCAGATCGAATTTATACTGGCTCGTCTCATCCACCACATCGCCGCGCGTGCGCAGTTTCTCGCGATCTTCGAGCAGCTTTTCATAATTGTCGCGCAGCACTTCATAGTCGCGGCTGATGCGATTGGCCTCTGCTGCAACGGCAGGTTCCGTTGCCTGACTGGCCGCGAGCGATGCCATTTGCGATTGCAAGGCAGCGCGGCGCGATTGCAGCGATTCAATCGAAGCCTGACGATCAGCGCGAAGTGCGACCAACGAAGAATAAGCCGGGTTGGGAGTGCCCGACACCTCATTTGGACCAGACGCTGCGACCTGCCGGGTGAGAAGTTCAACCTGACGTTTGGTCGACACCACATCGGGGTGCTCTTCGGTAAGCCCGCGCGAGCGAAGACCTGCCAATTGTGTTTGCGCTTGAAGCAGGGCCGCTTGTGGTCCCACCGCGTCCGCCGAACCAACAAGAGTGCGAGGCGTGCTGGCGATCTGATTGTTGAGCGCTGCAAGAGCGCTTTGTGCAGCCGCCAGATCGGCATCAATATCGCGCAGCTCGGTGCGCGATTGCTGAACGCGCGTGGACAGAGTTTGCGTGCCGCCGACAAGGTCAGGGTATTGCGCCTCAAACGCCACCCGGCGCGCTTCGGCTTCTTCAAGCTCGACTTTGCGCTCTTCAAGCTGTTCATTCAGGTCGTTGATCGCCCCGCTGATTTCTGCGCGGTTGCCGGCTATGTGTTCTTCGCGGAAGATGTCGAGCAGCTTTTGCACCACATCGCGCGCAAGGACCGCGTTCTCAGCATCGCTCAAATCGCCTTTGCCCACCGATGCAGTGATCGAGAAAAGGTTGTCCTCTTCGCTTTGGATTTCAACGTCCTTGCTCAAGGAAGCGATCGACCGCTCAAGCGCCTGACGATCAGAAATACCATCGCCGAGTTTCGTCGTGGTGATCACCTTTTCAAGATTGACCGAGCTTAGAAGCGTCTGGCGAACCCGCGCAATCTCTTCCTTACCATCACCCGCAATGCCGAGTTGTTCAGACAGAACGTCTTCGACATCGACGTAAATGCGTGCTTTGGACTCGTAAGAGTTCGGGATAAGCGCCACGACGAGCCAGCCCAAAAGGCACACCCCCCAGGCAACAGCCAGCGCGATCCAGCGGCGGTGCCAGACCGAATAAAGCGCTGTGCGCAGCTCTTCAAATAGCTCGTGCATCGTGATCCCAGCGCTCCCTTAGAACCGGCTTTCAGGAATGATGATTGTGTCGCCGGGACGCAGCATGACATTGGCCGAGCTATCGCCTTTCTTGATCAGGTCAGACAGGCGCAGGCGGTACTCTTTTTGCAGGCCAGTGTTGCGATCAATCCGCAGCAGCTTTGCCCGGTTGCCTGACGCAAATTCGCCAAGACCGCCAACCGCGATCATCGCATCAAGCACGGTCATATTGGCGCGGTAGGGCAGCGACGCGGGTTGTTCGGTAGAACCAACGACACGAATTTGCTGGTCAAATGTCGAATTAAACTCATTGACGATGACCGAGACAATCGGCTGTTCGATATATTGGACAAGTACATCACGGATGTCGTCCTGAAGCTGGGTCGCGGTTTTACCCACAGCCGGCATATCGCGCACGAGCGGGATCGTGATCCTGCCATCGGGGCGCACCTGAATATCTTCAGCGCTCAGCTCAGGATTGCGCCATACGTGGATCGTAATCTGATCGAGTGGACCGATGATGTATTCATCAACAGGGGCCGTCTGCGCATCTGCATAACTTGCAGTCGGGAGCTCAGGCCCCGTTCCAGCGCAAGCCGTCAGCGCAAGAGACGCTAGGGACACGCCAGCAAGACGGGCAAAAATGGGCGAATTTGGCATCGATGCAATTCCTCAAGGTCGTGATGCGAAAGCTGTCTGCATTTGTGAGGAGCGACCTCACGCAAACGGGTTTTTCGCGAATGACCCGGAGTTACTCGCCGATAATGGTGAACATAATGTTAGTGATAACGCGATTAATGCGGTGCGTTCCCAATTCGGGACAATCGAATTAATAGAGATTAAACAATCATCTCTGCCGCTGGACCATGGCCAAGGAAATTAGCAGGCGAGGCGCTTGCGCCATAGGCCCCGGCACAGAAAACGGCGACCAGATCGCCCACTTTTGCTCTTGGCAATTCAGCCATATCAGCAAGCCTATCAAGCGGCGTGCAAAGGCATCCAACAACGTTTACGACCTCGTCAGGCTCGGCTGAAAAACGCGTGGCGATGGCAACCGGGTAGTTGCGCCGCACCACGGTTCCAAAGTTGCCTGACGCCGCCAATTGGTGATGAAGTCCGCCGTCTGTGATCAGGTAAGTCTGGCCGTGGCTAACTTTTTTGTCGATCACCCGGCACAGATAAACGCCTGCTTCGCCCACCAGATAACGGCCAAGCTCAAGGCATAGCTCGGTATTCGTCATAGCTGCCTCATGCTCATCCAAAAGGTCATGGAGCGCAGCCCCAACCGCGGAAAGATCAAGCGGCTCATCACCGGGGAAGTAGGGGATACCAAAGCCACCGCCCATGTTGAGCTTTGGAAGCGGCTGGCCAATCTGGGATGCAAGAGATGCAGCCAAATTCAAAACATTGCTTTGCGCCTCTGTAATGGCATCTGCGCTTAGGGTTTGGCTGCCGGTAAAGATATGGAGCCCGCGCCACTCGGCACCTTGCGCAATGATGTGCTTTGCCAATGCTGGCACACGTTCAGCATCCACGCCAAAGGGTTTCGCACCCCCGCCCATCTTCATGCCAGAACCCTTGAGCTCGAAATCCGGATTGACCCGGATTGCTATACGCGGCGTCTTGCCCAGCCTTTGCCCGATGGCAAGAGAACGCTGCGCCTCGCCCTCGGACTCGCAGTTCAATGTGACGCCCGCCGAAATCGCAGCCTCAAGCTCATCATCGCGTTTGCCGGGGCCAGCAAAGCTCACGCGCGCAGGGTCAATCTGGGCCTCTTGGATCATCCGCAACTCGCCCGAGGAGGCAATATCGAAGCCATCGACCAAGGGCTCCATGTGCGCGATCACATCTGCGTGCGGGTTTGCTTTGACAGCATAATTGATCCCGATGCGCGCCGGTATGGCTGCGCGTAATTCAGCGACCCTCGCATCGAGGTGCGCCTTGGAATAGACGAACAGCGGCGTGCGGCCTGCTTTTTGAGCAAGAACGCTTACCTTTCGTCCACCAATCGCCAATTCGCCGTCCATAACATCATAGCCCGCAGGTATGGGGCCCAGAGGTTTGATCTTCATCGCATTGCCCCCTCAGCTTCGCCTTCGGTCAATTCACGGTACAACGCCGTGCGATCAATCTTGCCATTGGGATTGAGCGGAAGTGCGTCTTTCCAGTGGATCACTTGCGGTTGCATGAAATTGGGAAGTTCCTTGAGCAAAGCTTTGGGAAGTGTGGCTTCTTCCACTCCTTCGCTTCCGCGCCTTACCACCAGATGCACCGCTTGCCCAAGCCTTGTATCAGGGATCCCGAGCGCGACCGCTTCGGCCACCATTCCGGTTGCCAACGCAGCTTCCTCGATCTCTTGCGGGCTAATCCGATTGCCCGCACTTTTGATCATCGCATCGCGTCGTCCAACGAAATAGAGAAGGCCGTTCGCATCACGCTTCACCCGGTCACCGGACCACACTGCCGTCCCGCCGTAGTGCGAGCCATCCGGTGCCGGCTTGAACCGTTCCGAAGTGCGTTTTTCGTCCTGCCAGTACCCTTTCGCAACCAGTGGACCACAATGGACCAGCTCGCCTTCCTCATCTGCACCTGCAATCTCGCCATCGTCGTTGATGACGAGAATCTCTGCGAAAGGAATGGCCTTGCCCATGCTTGTCGGGTGACTTTCGACCAGCGTGGGATCGAGATAGGTCGAACGAAACGCCTCTGTCAGGCCATACATGGGATAGAGGTCTGCGGCGGGGAAAAGCGCGCTGAGATCGTTCACCAAATCAGTGGTCAGCGCGCCGCCACTATTGGTAAGCCTGCGCAATGGCGTAGACGCGTCCTGCGGCCAATCGATCTCAGTCAACTGAACCCAAAGCGGCGGAACGGCGGCAAGTGTTGTAATTTGATGCTTCGCGCAAGCTTTCGCCACGTCGCGGGGGAAGAGGAAATCTAGCGGCACCACACTACCCCCTGCATACCAGGTCGAAAGCAGCTGGTTCTGCCCATAGTCGAAAGAGAGGGGCAACACCGCGAGGGTCACATCATCGCTCGCCAATTTGAGGTAATGCGCAACGCTCACCGCCCCTAGCCACAGGTTTGCATGGCTCAGCACGACGCCTTTTGGACGGCCCGTTGAGCCGCTGGTGTAGAGGATAGCGCAAACATCATCGGGGTTGGCACTCGACGGCTCCATCGCTACTTCTGCGTCCCATGCTGCTTCTAGCGCAGCGGTCTCTTCAAACTTCACGCAATCGGCCGGCACATCGCCCTCTTCCAGCGATTTTAGCCGTGAAGGCGTCGCGATCAGCAATTGTGCCCCACTGTCCGCCAAAATATGTGCAGCCTGTGCGCGCTTCAAAAGCGGATTGATCGGCACATGGATCAGCCCCGCCCTTGCCGCTGCCAATGGCAAAAGACACGTAAGCTCACCCTTCGCCGCCCAGCTCGCAATGCGCGCACCCTTTTGAGGCACTTCGCGCGCAAGCCACCCGGCAAGGTTACTCACACGCTCTCTTAACGCATTGTGGTTAAGGACTTCGCTGCGAAGCACCAGCGCAGGGCTTTCGCCATGACCGTTTTGACGCGCTCGTTCTACGAGGTGGTCCAGCGGATAAGGCGTAGGGTCTGGCGGCGGTGTCATTAGATTCCTTATCGAAGGGCACTCAATTAGTGATCGAAGCGCGGTATCACGACGAGGTTAACGTCTTGCAAGAGCTGTTTGAAGATAGCTCCCTTGCAAAACCGCGTGCGCCCTTTGACCGCGCTTCATGGTATGCGCTGCTGGCCGAGGCGGGTTTGCGCCCCTTGATCGCGATTGCGAGTGATCAAAACAATGCAGCTGCACTCGCGTTGACCGAAAATCACGGGCATATCACTCCGCTTCGCAACTGGTACAGTTTCACTTGGAGGCAATTGGCACCTGAAGGCGATCGGGGCGATGCGCTCCTTTTGGAAATCGCAAAACAGCTCAAAAACAGGTCGCATCGTGTCACTCTCGAACCCGTCCCTGATGAAGATGGCTCCGCGACACGCCTCGCCGCTGCTTTCAATAGTGCGGGATGGCGCGTTGAGGTGGTGCAGTGTGACACGAACCATGTCCTGCACGTCAATGGTCGCAGCTTCGACGATTATTGGCTCTCGCGCCCCGGCCCGCTGCGCACGACGCTGAAACGCAAAGGTGCCAAGGTTAAAACGCGCATTCTGACCCATTTCGATGCCGATGCGTGGGACGCATATGAGACGATATACGAAGCAAGCTGGAAGCCGTCTGAGGATAATCCAGAAATGCTGCGCCGATTTGCTGAGCAAGAAGGTGAGGCAGGTCGCCTGCGATTAGGGCTCGCTATGTGCGAGGGGATTCCGGTCGCGGCCCAATGTTGGACCGTCGAGAATGGCTGCGCCTATATTCACAAGCTTGCGCACCTTCAAAGTGCGCGCAAATTGTCCGCTGGCACAACGCTTTCAGCTGCGCTTTTCAAGCACGCGATCGATGTGGACGGCGTTGGTCTGGTTGACTTTGGTACGGGCACACAAAGCTATAAGGCGGATTGGATGGAGGACGTGC from Erythrobacter sp. SCSIO 43205 includes these protein-coding regions:
- a CDS encoding pyridoxal-dependent decarboxylase, exosortase A system-associated, which gives rise to MKPLGPIPAGYDVMDGELAIGGRKVSVLAQKAGRTPLFVYSKAHLDARVAELRAAIPARIGINYAVKANPHADVIAHMEPLVDGFDIASSGELRMIQEAQIDPARVSFAGPGKRDDELEAAISAGVTLNCESEGEAQRSLAIGQRLGKTPRIAIRVNPDFELKGSGMKMGGGAKPFGVDAERVPALAKHIIAQGAEWRGLHIFTGSQTLSADAITEAQSNVLNLAASLASQIGQPLPKLNMGGGFGIPYFPGDEPLDLSAVGAALHDLLDEHEAAMTNTELCLELGRYLVGEAGVYLCRVIDKKVSHGQTYLITDGGLHHQLAASGNFGTVVRRNYPVAIATRFSAEPDEVVNVVGCLCTPLDRLADMAELPRAKVGDLVAVFCAGAYGASASPANFLGHGPAAEMIV
- a CDS encoding acyl-CoA ligase (AMP-forming), exosortase A system-associated, which encodes MTPPPDPTPYPLDHLVERARQNGHGESPALVLRSEVLNHNALRERVSNLAGWLAREVPQKGARIASWAAKGELTCLLPLAAARAGLIHVPINPLLKRAQAAHILADSGAQLLIATPSRLKSLEEGDVPADCVKFEETAALEAAWDAEVAMEPSSANPDDVCAILYTSGSTGRPKGVVLSHANLWLGAVSVAHYLKLASDDVTLAVLPLSFDYGQNQLLSTWYAGGSVVPLDFLFPRDVAKACAKHQITTLAAVPPLWVQLTEIDWPQDASTPLRRLTNSGGALTTDLVNDLSALFPAADLYPMYGLTEAFRSTYLDPTLVESHPTSMGKAIPFAEILVINDDGEIAGADEEGELVHCGPLVAKGYWQDEKRTSERFKPAPDGSHYGGTAVWSGDRVKRDANGLLYFVGRRDAMIKSAGNRISPQEIEEAALATGMVAEAVALGIPDTRLGQAVHLVVRRGSEGVEEATLPKALLKELPNFMQPQVIHWKDALPLNPNGKIDRTALYRELTEGEAEGAMR
- a CDS encoding GNAT family N-acetyltransferase, producing MIEARYHDEVNVLQELFEDSSLAKPRAPFDRASWYALLAEAGLRPLIAIASDQNNAAALALTENHGHITPLRNWYSFTWRQLAPEGDRGDALLLEIAKQLKNRSHRVTLEPVPDEDGSATRLAAAFNSAGWRVEVVQCDTNHVLHVNGRSFDDYWLSRPGPLRTTLKRKGAKVKTRILTHFDADAWDAYETIYEASWKPSEDNPEMLRRFAEQEGEAGRLRLGLAMCEGIPVAAQCWTVENGCAYIHKLAHLQSARKLSAGTTLSAALFKHAIDVDGVGLVDFGTGTQSYKADWMEDVRPRYRIDCFNLSSLHGWHDLARLTARRLTLPEVPMLAPSPPRS